From Sediminispirochaeta bajacaliforniensis DSM 16054:
GTAAAGCGTAAGCGGGAAGAACTTGATACGGAGATGAAGGAAATAAAAAAACGTATTTCCGAGGGGGAGAAGGAGCTTAATCGGCTCCTTGAAGTTGCTGATGTAGACCACTCATCTGCGTCGGACGTGAGCGAATGATCGAGAAAGGAACTCGTACACTCAGCGGTTTCGGTACCGCCCTTCTGTGGGCGGGGGTTGCCGTATCTGTGTCGGAGATCTGGGCCGGAAGTCTCCTGCAGGATGCCGGACTTTTTGCCGGATTGCTTATCATTGTCATCGGTCATCTTTTCGGCGGGCTTGTTTTGAGCGCTTCCGGTACCATGGGGACGCGATATGGCATTATGTCCATGCAGAGTACCAGGATGGTTCTTGGAAATCGCGGTTCAATTATTCCAAGCCTGCTGAATGTGTTTCAGCTGGTAGGATGGGCGACGATCATGCTTGCCCTCAGTGGTTCCATCGGTGCCAGCGTCGGCCATAACCTCGGCGTTCCTTTTAACAGCAAGGCTTTTTGGGTTCTTCTTATCGGTGCAGGTACCCTTGCATGGTCTTTTCTTGTCGGTAGTTCGAAGCTGCAGTGGGTCCACACCGTGGTAATCATCGGCCTTGTTCTTATATCTGCCTTGATGACGTGGATTGCCCTTAATCCGCACTATTACACCATGAAACCTGCGGCCGCCGAATCTTTTTCCTTTACCCGCGGTATGCGTTTAATGGATCTTGTTATTGTTATGCCCATAAGTTGGGTACCTCTTATCTCCGACTACTCTCGTTTGACCAAAAGCGAGCGAGGTGGATTTTGGGGATCTTTTTGGGGATACGGCATTGTTTCCTGTTGGATGTACGGGATAGGCCTTGTTATCAGTTTGGCTACAGGAACTGAGGACCCGGCAGCCAATATTCTACGTTTGATGGGGACCCTCGGTTTGACGATCCCTGCCGTCGTGCTGGTCTTTGCATCGACTATGACAAGCGATTTTCCCGATATCTACTCTTCGGCCTGCAGCCTCTTTAATATCAATTCGAAAATCAAACCGGCTTGGACCATGTGGGGAACCGGAATTCTTACGATTATTCTCGCCCTCTTTTTTGATCTTTCCAGATTTGAGACCTTTCTGAATGTGGTCGGCGCCTTTTTTATACCGCTTTTTGCTATTTTACTTACCGATTATTTCCTTATCCGGAGACAGGATCTTACCGGACTTGATTTTACCGTCGGATCGGGGATGAATTTTTCCGGTGGATTCAGGATAAGCGGGCTTTTGGTCTGGGGGATCGGAACCTTCATCTATTTTTTTGCCCGAGCGGTCGACTGCCCCCTGGGGGCCAGCATTACCGCCTTTCTTGCTTCTTCTGTTATCTATCTGCTGCTTGAAAAGCGAATAAATCATTCCAAGAACGTATAGTGTATTCTTGACCGCCTTTTCTTTACTACCCTAAAGAGCGGGGATACCGGCGATCGGCCACCACTATTCATAAGACTAAGCACCGTCCTCCTATCGATAAAAAGCCCTCCCCGTGAAGGGGAGGGTGATAACTCTTTAGACCAGCTCGCGTTGGTGGTAGATAGTGTGAAGCAGATGATGGCTTTTCTCGCCCAGGGGCTTGCCCAAATACTCTTCGTAAAGCTGGATGATTGCAGGATTGAGGTGACTTGCCCTCAGCTTCTTCCCTTCATCCTCGCGGTATATTGCCGCAATTCGTGCCTGGCGAACGGCATCGTCGGTAAATCGGGGCTGGCCCCCTCCTCCTATACAACCGCCGGGGCAGGTCATAATTTCCACAAAATGGTAATTCCTTCGTCCTTCCCTGATTTCGGAAAGAAGGGTGCCTGCACGTGAAAGCCCATGGGCCACCGCAACTTTCAGCTCGACACCTTTGAGGAATTCCCACTCCTTTAC
This genomic window contains:
- a CDS encoding cytosine permease; this encodes MIEKGTRTLSGFGTALLWAGVAVSVSEIWAGSLLQDAGLFAGLLIIVIGHLFGGLVLSASGTMGTRYGIMSMQSTRMVLGNRGSIIPSLLNVFQLVGWATIMLALSGSIGASVGHNLGVPFNSKAFWVLLIGAGTLAWSFLVGSSKLQWVHTVVIIGLVLISALMTWIALNPHYYTMKPAAAESFSFTRGMRLMDLVIVMPISWVPLISDYSRLTKSERGGFWGSFWGYGIVSCWMYGIGLVISLATGTEDPAANILRLMGTLGLTIPAVVLVFASTMTSDFPDIYSSACSLFNINSKIKPAWTMWGTGILTIILALFFDLSRFETFLNVVGAFFIPLFAILLTDYFLIRRQDLTGLDFTVGSGMNFSGGFRISGLLVWGIGTFIYFFARAVDCPLGASITAFLASSVIYLLLEKRINHSKNV